The Pseudothermotoga sp. region CTGCTTGGGATAGTCCATGGGGTAAGGGAAGACCCGGTTGGCATATAGAATGCACTATCATGTCAACTAAACTTTTGGGTTCCACTTTAGACATTCATGCAGGTGGAGAAGATCTCATCTTTCCCCACCACGAAAACGAAAAGGTGCAGAGTGAAGCGCTCACGGGTAAACAGTTCGTTCGTTATTGGCTTCACAACGCACTGGTGAGAGTCTCCGGAGACAAGATGAGCAAATCTTTGGGCAACATTTTCGTCTTGAGAGAGGCACTCAAACGGTTCGGCGCTGATGGTTTGAAACTGTACTTTCTCTCTAAGCACTACAGAAGTCCCATAGACTTTTCCATAGAAGCTTTGGAAGCGAGCACTAAAGCTGCAAAGAGGATCAACGAGAGTTTCAAGAGACTTGAATCGAAGTTTCCCTCCATCCCTGTTCCTCCAAACGATGGTTGGATGAACGAACAGAGGCAGAGGTTCACGGAAGCCTTAGATGATGACTTCAACACACCGAGAGCGATCGCCCAGATTTTTGACCTAGTAGCGGAGTTGAACAAACTCATCGATGAATCTAGAGAAAGACAAGCTTTGAAGGTCTATCACCTTTTAAGAAGGGAATTTTGCCCGGTACTGGGCTTGTTCGAAGCTGGAACTCAACCATTGAACATCGACGTTGATCCGTTCATACAGTTGATTCTCGAATTGCGAAATGAGTTGAGGCGAAGAAAATTGTATGATCTGGCTGATGAAGCGAGGAAGAGACTGAAGGATCTTGGTGTGGAGATCCGTGACAATCTCGACGGCTCGACTTATTCCTTCATTGAGGAGGTATGAGCAATGTGGGAGCACGTGAGACTCATCGATCCTGAAATATATCAAATCATCGTTGGTGAACTTAAGAGGCAGGAATACGGCCTTGAACTGATCGCATCAGAGAATTTCGTTTCCCCAGCAGTAATGGAAGCTATGGGCAGTGTCCTCACGAACAAGTACGCAGAAGGCTATCCAGGAAAACGTTACTATGGTGGATGTGAATGGGTTGATAAGGCCGAAGAAATCGCTAGAGAGAGAGCCAAACAATTGTTTAAAGCACAGTATGCGAATGTTCAACCACATTCAGGTTCGCAGGCAAACATGGCCGCATATCTGGCTGTTGCCGAACCCGGAGATGTACTCATGGGGATGAGTCTCTCACACGGGGGACATCTCACACACGGTGCAAACGTGAACTTTTCTGGAAAATTTTTCAAGGTGGTTCAGTATGGTGTGGATCCAGAAACGGAAATGATAGATTACGATGCCGTCATGAAGTTGGCTCAGGAGTACAAACCAAAAATCATAGTAGCTGGTGGAAGCGCATATTCGAGGATAATAGATTTCAAGAGATTCAGGGAAATTGCGGATGAAGTTGGAGCGTACCTCATCGTGGATATGGCCCATTTCGCTGGATTGGTCGCCGCGGGACTTTATCCGAATCCGGTGGAATATGCACACATCGTAACTTCCACAACCCACAAAACCTTGAGAGGTCCAAGGGGTGGTCTCATACTCACGAACGATCCGGAACTCTACAAGCAGATCAACAAATGGGTCTTTCCCGGAACGCAAGGTGGACCGCTCATGCACGTGATTGCCGCAAAGGCTGTGTGTTTCAAGGAAGCCCTCAGTCCAGGTTTCGTCGAATATCAAAAACACATAGTCGCGAATGCAAAAACACTCGCTGAGGAATTGTCGAAGCTCGGCTTGAGAATCGTTTCAGGCGGTACCGACACTCATTTGATGCTCGTCGATCTGACATCTACGAACGTGACAGGTAAGGCAGCAGAGAGAGCTCTCGAAAAATGCGGAATAACAGTGAATAAAAACACAATTCCCAAAGAAACTAGATCTCCCTTCGTTGCCAGCGGAATACGTATAGGTACCCCTGCTGTCACAACGAGGGGCATGCGTGAAACCGAGATGAAACACATAGCTCTTTTGATACACAAGGTCTTATCAAACATCCTCGATGAAGAAGGGAACATCTCAGACTCCGTTCAAAGCGAGGTTCAAATGCAAGTCAAGCAACTGTGTGAGAGATTTCCACTCTACGTGGACAAGATAAACTTTTAAAAATTGGAGCGATAAAGTTCGACGATGTAGTCTGTCGCTACGTCTAGACTGACTTCTATTTGTGTGAATTTATCTAGTATTTTCACGTGAGCAACTGAGCGTGACAATTCTTCATCACCGAGTATCAAAGCCACTTTGGCTCCGAGTTTATCTGCATGTCTCAACTGAGCGGTGAGTTTCCTGTCACTCACGTCTGTTATTGTGGGAACACCTCTTTTCCTCAGTTCCTCGGCGATTTTGAATCCTTCGATGGAGGACTTCTCGCCGATGCAAACAACGTAGGCGAAACAAGCTTTTTTTTGAGGAACCTGAATACCGTGAATCTTCAGCGCTAATATGAGTCTTTCTATTCCGCATGCAAAACCAAGAGCTGGTGTGCTCTGACCACCGAGCTCTGCAAACAAACCATCGTATCTACCACCTGCCAGGATTGTGTTTTGGGCTCCAAGCTCTTTATGTCTTATCTCGAAGACGGTTCTGTTGTAATAATCTAACCCTCTCACGAGGGTACCATCTTCGACGAAATTGATCCCCAGTTCGTACAACCTTTTCTTCAATGCATCGTAGTGAGATTGACACTCTTCACACAAAAATTCGAAAGATTTCGGAGCACGTTCAGCAACTGCCACATCTATCTTGCAGTCAAGCAATCTGAGCACGTTGGTTTCCATCCGTCTTTTACAATCTTCACACAATTCGTCAACGTGCGATTCGTAGTATTCCTTCAATTTCTGCCTATACACTGGCCTGCACTTTGGACAACCTATCGAATTCAAATGTAGAACACGATCGCGCACGCCGATCTTGTTTAAAAAATGTTCAGCGAGCAACAATATTTCAGTATCGGAAGATGGATGTGCGGAACCTATCAACTCAACTCCGAATTGGTGAAACTGTCTGAGACGACCCGCTTGAGGCCTCTCGTAACGAAACATGGGACCGATGTAGAAAAACCTTTGGGGTAAACCTGCGTTCAACATGGAGTTCTCTATGAAAGCTCTCACCGTGGGTGCCGTGCCCTCAGGTCTCAAGGTGATGCTCCGACCGCCTTTATCTATGAATGTGTACATTTCTTTTTGAACTATATCGGTGTCTTCACCAACACTCCTCACGAACAACTCCGTAGGCTCAATGATGGGTGTCCTCAACTCACGATAACCATAAAGATTCGCCACGATGCGCGCATTTTCCTCGATGAAATACCAATAGTCGATTTCGTCACCGAATATGTCCTGTGTTCCCTTTATTTTTTCGTACCTCAATTCAATGCTCCCTCCTCTGCTTCATGATAGCACGACACCGATTCTTCGAAAAGTGTCCAAAACATCCTTATCTTCCACAATTTGACTCAACTGATGAAGATCTTTGATAGGACGATTGAGGATTATTTTACTAGCTCTTTTTTCACCGATACCTGGAATACATCTGAGTTCTTCGTGACTGGCTTCGTTCAAATAGAAAGGAAATCTCAATGCTGTGAGAGATCTTGGACCGTGGTCAACTACTACCACATCTATGGGTTTTTCAACCTCTCCCGGTATACCAACCAAGAAGGGGTACGTACCGAGCTGCCTTGCGAAAGTGAACTTGCCTTCTCGATACTCCGGATAGACCTTTCTTAAGATACTACCCACCGGCACAACTCGCTTGAACATAGGTATGTCTATTTCTCGCCTGATGAGTTCTTTGTAGAATCTGTACAGTCTGGAATCCGGACCTTTTAACTTTTTCAGTTGGGCGTACCTCCAGAGAGGTGTACCAGGTTCCACGATGACTTGCCTGATGTTGATTCTCCTGACAAGTAAACCACTATCCAAGATCTTTCTGAGCCAACTGAAGTTTTCTTCGTAAGTCAATCTTGTTTCACCTATCAAACCATACAACAGATTGATACCAGGTAAAAGCTTCGGAACACCCTCAACTCTAACGCCACCTATTTGATTTACTATTTCGATGGCTCTGAGGACTCGCTCCGGATCAATCATGATGTTGTTTTTCTTGAGAACGTTCTTATCAAAGCTTTCGACACCAAAGGACAAAACATCCGCTGGTGTATTCCATTTAACCATGATTTCTAAAATCTTGTAGCACTCTTTTTCATGATCGACAATGTACATTGGATTAGCATTGTCGTGGTGCAGTACCTCAAGATTCAGACAGCTGTTTCTTATACCTTGATACAATTCTTCGAAAACTTCCGGAACAGGTTTCCCCCCATTTCTGTCCGAGTAATAAGCCAAAACGTTGGCAGAACGTCCAAACCTGAACGCTCTGCAACCTTGCTTGTAAAGCTCTCTAACTTCCTCTATGACATCTTCAACGGGCCTTGAAGTGAACTTCGGATAGAACACGGGCTCTATGCAAAAAGAACAATGAGTGATCCTCTCACAGCCTCTGGAAAGTTCTAATTCACATAAAATGTTTGGATAACGAGGATGTTGCCTTACCAAGGAAGCTCCAAGTAAACTTGCTTCTCTCACAAGTGCCCAATCGTTGGGAAACTTCTTCTTTTCAAAAAGAACGTTGTACAATTCCACAGCCAAATCTGGCCCGAGACGAATGTCTGCTTTTAAGGCGGAGGTTTTTGCGAAGGATCCACCCTCAGTTGCTTGAAACTGTGCGTATGGACCAGCAAGTAGGCGCAAGCATGAATCTGAGCAACTGGTGAAGATCCTTTCTACCTCGTGAGGCTTTATCGGTTCTCCTCCAACGTATCTTCCCGGTACTGCCACACCACCAACGATCAAAACTAGATCATAGTTTTTGATCGGTTTAAGATCCGTCCAAGTTCTGATCTGATCTATGGTGAAGTAATCAACAGAGAAAGATTTCATCATCAGTACTCCTGCGGCGTACCTCACGTAATGACTCACATAAGGAGGAACTCCCAAAGCAGCAGGTTCGTCAACGTAACCATCAACGATCAATGCGCGCATCGAACAAAATCATTTCTCCTTGGTCAGCAAAACCTTCACTTCTTCGAGCACGTTTGGATCCTGAGCGACCAGATATAGATAATAATCTTTTCCCCTGATTCTGAGAAGTTGCTCGTTCTGTTCAGTGTTGACCGTCACTTCTTTCGAGGAGCACACCATCTTTATGACAGATCCTGACTTGTAGTTCGCGATGATCATGACAACATGTTCTTCGCCTATCTTCAATCTCGAGACCGTGTACCAGTTAACGTTCGCCAATATCAGCTTGATCTCATTCGGTAAATTCACACTCTCTCCAGTGGGACTGATGCCGTAACGTTGAGCAACTTGCTCAAAACTTTCTTTCAAAGTTTCAACGTGTTCGTAAGTGAGCTCGGTTGTGACACCGTTGAAAACTCTCGTTATTTTCTCTGGCAAACCAGATTCTTTTATAAAAGCTGTGAAGAGTCCTGAATTCGATTCAACGATCACCTTGTACTTGCCGTCAAGCTTTTCTACTTTAGATGCTCCTTGCTCTTGAAGCTGTCTTACGAATAGGTCCTCAAGGTCGAGTATCTCCAGTGGGGAATTGCGGTAATTGTTCGGTTGACCCAAAATGAAAAAACCTGAGCGCTTTGCCCAAACCAAAAACACAGGATCTAAAACGTGAACGATCTTATCGTTGGGCCATCTGTACACCATCTCTATACGGTTCTTTCCAGTTGGTCCTTTTTCAACCACGACCCTTCTTCCAAAATATGAGGCGTTCAAATACAATTCAATGAAAGATTGTGCAAACAGTACAGTCGCTATGGTGAAGAGCAAAAAAAACAGCGTTTTCTTCATCGGTGTATGCTCTCCCAGTTTATTCAGAATCCGTCTCCCACCAGTTTGACTAAACTCAGATAATCGAACAGCTCAGAAACCACTCTGTTTTCCTCGGTGATGGGTTTGATATTCTGTTTCGGGATCACGTTGAAAATCACATAGAAAACTGTAGCGAACATGGCTACACCTAGAGCGAGTTCCCAGAGAATTTTGCGAGGCTTGATGAGTCTTCTCATGATCTTTTCTTCGAGCTTTGGGCTCGGCTTGTAGTCGTACCTTGCTCGAAAAACTTTCAGAACTTCAAAGTAGATCTCAAGGTCTTTCTTTGTGTTGGCGTCCAAAGATTCTTGGTCAAGCTCGCCATCAAGAAAATCGTTGAACTTTTCCTCACTCATTCACTGGCCTCCTCCAGCAACTTCTTCAACCTTTTTCTCGCATAATGTAGACTACTTTTGACACTCCCTATAGGTTTCGAAACTATATTGCTTATCTCTTCATAACTCAAGCCATCCACGTCGCGTAGCTTTATCAGCAACCTATCTTCAGGTGATAGTTTATCTAAAGCGTTCATGATCCTCTCGTATTCGAGTTCACCCGTAACGGAAGTTTCGGTGTCTGAATCGGAAACCGGATGTTGTGTTGGATGTTCCTCATCTTCTGAAAAATCCGTCAAAACTTCGCTCCTTCTTTTGTACCTGGCAAGATAATCTTTGCACACATTGACTGCGATTCTATATATCCACGTTGAAAGTTTTGAATCTCCCTTAAACTTCTTTATACTTTTGAATATCCTGAGCATCACATCTTGTACCACATCGTCAACGTCATCCGAACCAATGTAAGATCTTGCGATCGAACCTATCTTTCCTGCGTACTCTCTATAAAGAATTCTAAAAGCTTTTTCATCACCACGTCTCAATCCCTCGATGAGTTCCTCGTCGCGCATCCTCTTCCTCCTATTTTGACCAACCCACGCCGTTCAGAGTTCACGACATATAACACGGTTGTCTTCACAAAAAGGTTTTCCAACCATGCTCAAAATTCTCTCGCCAACGGGATTCATGACACCAGCTAAATAATCCGCCACGTGTAGATGGAGACACTTCACACTTTCGAGGTTACGTATCCCTCCAGTGCCCATTTCCGAAAAGATCCTTCTGATCGTTTCTTTCTCTAAAACGTCGTTTCTGAGTTTTCTGATGACATCGTGCGCTTGAATGTATGATCTTTTAAACTCCTGATCTTGTTCTATCATTGATTCGAACTTCTTGATCCAACCGTTCGCTTCGAGCCTTGAAACTTCCTTGACCAATTTGGGACACACAAGCCAAAAAAGCGTAGGAAAAGGCTTCCCATCGATTTCACAATCGTTTTCTATAACAACGGGAAATCCATAATTGCATCTCATTACGATGCGCCTCACACCAGAGATTTTTCTCTTCAATTGTTTTTCAAGCATCAACATTTCTTCATAACGAACGCTTTCCAACCTTCCAGCTCAGCCTCCTCATCGATTTTCAAACCACGCTGCAATGCGAATGTACTCACTCTCTCTGTATCGATGGCGAAGATACCTGAAACGATCACCACTGAATGGTTATGCATCACTTTTTCTATTCGTTCCAAAAGTTTCAACACCAAATCAGTCGTCAAATTTGCAACTATCAGATCAAACTTACCGTCCACATTTTCCAAAAGATCCGAAAGTTTCACCTCTATTTTAACTCGATTTATGCGTGAAAACTTTGAGGCTATCTCAACAGCTACAGGATCGTTGTCAACGGCGATCACCTTTCTTGCGCCGAGTTTTTTGGCGACGATGGAGAGAATCCCAGTGCCACAGCCTACATCGAGCACTCGATCGCCACTTTTTAAGTAATTGTACATCAAGCGTGCGACTAGTTTGGTCGTCGGATGATCCCCCGTGCCAAAGGCCACACTGGGTTTCATCTTGATGATGATCGCATCTTTCCTCAACTTATGTGTTGGGTCTATCCAAATTCCAGGAGCGATTTCGAAAGGTTTGAGCTGCAAATACTTGAACCAATCACGTTCTTGACTTATTCTCTTCTGAACCAGTTCACAACCGAGTCTCTGGCACAGTTCATCGATGATGGTTTCGTCATCAGTGTAAACTCGAGCGAAATTCCCATCGTCGGTAGACTCTATTGCAAAATTCAGAAAATTAAGACCCAGAAGAAGATTTTCAACTTCTTCTGGGTCAGGGCAAGTGAGCAACCATTCAGTTACACTCCTGGTCTTCACAAACTTCCCTCTAGGCCCTTTCTTATGAAATTCGGCAGCACGAAACACGCTTTATGCAACTCTTCGTTGTAATATTTCAGATTTTGAGACATGGCCTTCGCCGCCTCGTATCTGTAATCTTTCAACGGATCGAGCCCTTTGGAAGCAAACATGTACAACCAAAAACCTGAAGGATAGGTCGTCATGAATCCGCAGTAAACCCTCACTACTGGGAAAACGCTTTTGATACGCCTGTAAGCGATCTTCGCCCAGCTGAAGTCATAGAGTGCGTTCTCGCCTTCAGCGTTCAAAATTCCACCGTCTTTCAAAGCATCGAAACATGCCTTGTAGAATTCTTGAGTGAAGAGATGTCCACCTTCTCCAGCCGTCGGATCCGTCGAATCGATTATGATGACATCGAACTGGTTCTTGACTTTTTTGATGTACTCAGCTCCATTTTCGAAAACTAGTTCTACTTTATCGTTATTGAAGACTTCTCCAGTTTTCAAATACTCTTTCGAAACCTCCACAACACGCTTGTCTATCTCACACAGTACGGCCCTCTCAACTTCTGGGTGTTTCAACACTTCTCTGAGTGTTCCGCCGTCCCCACCACCTATGACGAGCACATCTTTAGGACACGGGTGTGTGAACATCGGAACGTGTGCGAGCATCTCATGGTACATGAACTCATCCTTGTCAGTCGTCATTGTGATTCCATCCAGCGCGAACACTCTACCTAGAGTGGGATTGTCGAAGATGTCAATCCTCTGGATTGGTGTTTGCTCGGAATGAACCATACGAGCGATCCTCATGAACAAACCAACGTCACCGCCGGTGTAATATTCGAAATACCACAGATGCTTACCCGCGAGCAGTTTTTCGTTCATGCCTTTGCCCCTCCTTTAACAGCTTTGTGCGAGGCTTCAGCTGGTATACCTATCATCCTATAGTCTCCCCGACGGTGTTCGAACACTTGCGTTCTTTTGGCTTTGAACACTTGTTTCAAGTACTCAAAAGCCTTCCACGGGTCTGTGTCTTCACCACACGTGAACAGATCGATAGCCGCATAACCGTATTCTGGCCAAGTATGGATCGTCAAGTGCGACTCACTGATCACCACCACGCCGCTCACTCCGTAGGGGAGGAACCTGTGGAAAGAGCTACCGACAATGGTCGCTCCTGCTATTATCGCGGCGTTCTTCATTTTTTCTTCCACGTATTCCACATCGTCGATGGCGCGCGGATCGCAGTCATAGAATTCCGCGATCAGATGCCTACCCAAGCTTTTCTCCATTTTGAATCCCTCCCCTTCAATCTATTTCAATCCAGAGGACCATAGCCTCTTTCTTTTTACTGGGATTTTTAAGCATGTGTTTCTTGTCCGCTCTGTAATAGAAACAATCTCCCTGTGAAAGCCTGTACCTCACACCATCCAACCACAGATCAACTTTACCCTGTAACACGTAACCAAACTCATCGCCTTCGTGATATCCTTCTTCTTCCGTCTGCGCTCCAGGCGCGAGCACCACAAGCGTCGGATCTATCTTCTTCGTTTCCACATCACTCATGAGTAGGAAAGAAGTCACGCCTTCTGGTTCATCGTAGAGCGGTACTCTATCTTCCTTTTTGAACACTATTTTCTCTTCCTCCTGATCAGAAAAGAACGCTTTCAAATCCGTTCCAAGGGCTCTGAGTATTTTCTCCAGTGTATCCAGAGATAGAGAAGTTTTGTTGCTCTCAAGCTGCGATATGAAACTTCTCGAAAGATCCGTTCGAGCTGCGAGCTCCTCTTGTGTTAAGCCTCTCGATAACCTGAGCCGCTTGATTTTTTCACCCACATCCATAATGACACCTCTAACACTGTGGGACGGTTTTTCCTACCCTGTTAAGTATTATAAGCACACTTAGTCAAGTTACGTAGTCATTATACGTCCATTCGTTCGCGGATGATGTGAGAACATGTTTAAGAAATGTTTAAGAGATCTCCACAGTTCTAGACTCGGTGCTACTGAATTTTCATGTCGTCTTGAATACTTGACTTCTTCTGATGTGTATCATGCACATTTTTCGGTTGTTTCTCATTCGAATGAGTGGCATATCAGCTTTGCCAATTTTCTTCAAAGGTGTATTATTGTAATTGGTATGATGAACGACCGAACGAACGAATTACGTGAATATCTGAAAAAGCTGAATTTCTCCAAAACTAAAGACACCAGAGTGCCATGGGATGTTTATTTCATGCGCATTTGTCAACTGGTGAGTGAAAGATCCACCTGTCTTCACAGGAAAGTTGGAGCAGTGATCGTGAAAGAGAACAGGATTTTAGCGACTGGCTATAACCAACCACCTTCGGGTTTTCCACACTGTGACTCGATAGGTTGTGTGAGGAACGCTTTGTCCATACCTTCTGGTAGAAATCAAGAGATTTGTTTCGGTTTGCACGCTGAACAGAACGCGTTGATGCAGGCTGCCAAATTCGGTATATCTACCAAAGGAGCAACCATCTACGTAACCACGAAACCCTGTTCCGTTTGTGCGAGATTGATCATCAACGCAGGCATATCACATGTTGTTTACCAGCATGATTATCCAGATCCCCTCACAGATTACTTTTTCAACGTGTGTGGGATATCAACCCGAAAGATGAGTGGAGGTGAAGAAGTTGAAAGTCGAGGCGTTGCTGAATTACTTGAGGAATGAAAGATGGCCTACGATTTGGTGTCCCGGCTGTGGCAACGGTATAGTTTTGAAAGCTTTTCTTCAAGCAGTACATGATTTGGGAATAAGTAAAGATAGAATGGCGGCAGTTTCGGGCATAGGTTGCTCGTCACGCGCGACAGGTTACATAGATTTCAACACACTACACACACTTCATGGAAGGGCTGTCGCATTCGCGACCGGTGTTAAACTCGCCAAGCCCGATTTTCACGTCGTCGTTTTGGGCGGTGATGGTGACTTGCTCGCTATAGGTGGTAACCACTTCATTCACGCCTGTAGAAGAAACATAGACCTCACGATCATCGTGTTCAACAATATGATTTACGGCATGACGGGTGGACAAGTTTCACCCACAACACCGGTTGAAAAAATCGCTTCCACCGCACCGTTCGGTAACACCGAACCACCGTTCGACACCGTGAAAATGGCGATAGCTGCTGGTGCCACCTATGTGGCGCGAGCAACTGTGTATCATTATCCTCTCCTTGTACAGTACATAAAGCGCGCGCTGAGTCATCGTGGTACAGCTGTGGTGGAGGCCATGACGAACTGTCACACTTACTACGGTCGTTACAACAAGATAGGTGATGCGCCACAGATGATAGAGTACTTCAAGAAAAACTCCATAACTCTTGAAAGATCGAAAAACATGAACCCAGAAGAGCTGAAAGACAAGATAATCATTGGAGAATTCCATGTGGAGGAAAAGCCAACCTTCCACGACAGATACGCAAAAATCATTGAAGCTACTGTTGGAAAGGAGTGAAAAAATGGCACTCAACGAGCCTATTGCCGTCAGGATCGCTGGGAGCGGAGGGCAAGGCAGTGTTTTGGCTGGAAGAATACTCGCCCAGGCAGCCGTTTTCGATGGCAAACACGTGGTTCAAACTCAATTGTACGGTGCTCAAGTGCGAGGTGGTATAAGCCATTGCGACGTTTTGATCAGTGATGAATGGATCGATTTTCCAGAGGCATCACAGTTCGACGTGATGTATCTGATGCACCCAGACGTTGTGAAGGCTTACTACAAATTGCTCAGAGTCAACGGTGTTGTACTGCTGGATTACACTTTTCTGCAGAGCATTCCTCAGAAAATTCTGTCTGTTACAAAGAAAATCATCGCATTACCTCTTGAAAGATTCGCCATAGAGAAATTCAAAACACCAATTGTGTCCAACATGATAGGTCTCGGTGCGCTCGTGAAAGCGACGCAAATAGTGAGCCTGGATTCACTCCGAAAAGCTGTAGAAGAGATCATCTCTGAAAGGTACGCCAAGATGAACATCGAGGCGATAGAGTATGGGTACTCGTCCGTCAATAAAGAATACAGATTCAGATCAGAACACAAAGTCAGGACACTCGGCTTTGAGTGAGATGTCTTCCTCGTTCATCCATGCAATCGAAGGTTTCGCTGAGGCAATAAAGAGAGAGCGCAACTTGAAGATACATTTTGTTGTTGGTTCAGCCGTGTTGGTTTCATCATACATGTTCGATTTGACGGCGAATGAACTACTTTGGCTCATTTTTGCGGTTTTTTCTGTTATCGGTGCGGAACTACTCAACACACTCATCGAGTCAGTTATGGACCTTTACGAAACAAAACCACATCCTGGTGTAAAATTCGTGAAAGATGTTGCCGCTGGAATCGTTCTGTGGTATTCTCTTTTTGCAATAGTTGTGGGAACGATTATACTCGGCAAAGCGTTCTTTCACTGGGATCAATCCGTGGGGAAATTTGTTGCTTTGATATCTGTTTTCTTTTTCCCGGTCATATCGTTGTTCGGGAGGTTCACAAGAGCGTGGCGCAGGAAAAAATAAAAGTTGTCGTTGTGGACGATTCAGCTTTCATGAGGATGGTCTTGAAGGATATAATCGATTCTCAACCTGATATGCGGGTGATCGGCGTTGCGAAGGATGGACTCGAGGCGTTACAGGTAATTGAGGAAAAGAAACCCGATGTCGTCACCCTAGACGTTGAGATGCCAAGAATGAATGGGATCGAAGCTTTGAGACAAATTGTTCAAAGATATCCTGTGAGGGTCATAATGGTGAGTAGTCTAACTGAAGAGGGTGCTGACATCACCATAACCGCTCTTTCAATCGGTGCGGTGGACTTTTTAACAAAGCCATCTGGATCCACCTCTCTCACGTTCAGAGAAGTTGCCGACGAACTGGTCCAGAAAATCAGAAACTCCATGTTGATCGATCCCAAGCGTGCAGCTTCGAAACTCACTTTCAAATCCATAACACCAATGGTGAAAAAAATATCCCTCACAGAACGGGCGATCGTCATAGGTTCATCAACGGGTGGGCCGAGATCTCTAGACGCGATAATACCAGCGCTCCCAGCGAATTTTCCGGCTCCAATCTTTCTGGTTCAACATATGCCACCATTGTTCACAAAATCTTTGGCGATGAGGCTCAACTCTATTTCAAAGATCCCCGTCAAGGAAGCTGAAGACGGCGAAACTGTTAAGCGAGGTGTAGTGTACGTAGCACCGGGTGATTTTCACATGGGTGTGAAAACCGTCAACTCGAACGTTCAAATATATTTGGACAAATCGGAGAAGATCAACAACGTTCGACCCGCCGTGGATTTCACATTGATGAAAGTGGCCGAGATATACAAATCCAACACGATCGCGGTGATACTCAC contains the following coding sequences:
- a CDS encoding chemotaxis response regulator protein-glutamate methylesterase, with product MAQEKIKVVVVDDSAFMRMVLKDIIDSQPDMRVIGVAKDGLEALQVIEEKKPDVVTLDVEMPRMNGIEALRQIVQRYPVRVIMVSSLTEEGADITITALSIGAVDFLTKPSGSTSLTFREVADELVQKIRNSMLIDPKRAASKLTFKSITPMVKKISLTERAIVIGSSTGGPRSLDAIIPALPANFPAPIFLVQHMPPLFTKSLAMRLNSISKIPVKEAEDGETVKRGVVYVAPGDFHMGVKTVNSNVQIYLDKSEKINNVRPAVDFTLMKVAEIYKSNTIAVILTGMGRDGAKGAFKVKYYGGKVLAEHESTCVVYGMPKAVVEEGYADYVLPADRIAEKLVELV